Genomic DNA from Procambarus clarkii isolate CNS0578487 chromosome 34, FALCON_Pclarkii_2.0, whole genome shotgun sequence:
TGGCCTGAGGCTTGTAAACCATCTTATCTTTTGCATCCAGCCAGGCCAAGCCTTGGAAAGCGTACTGATTACCGTACTTGGCACCCAACCTCTTCACAGCCACGCCGGCTGCACTAAGCTACATTCCGAAGTCGACGGCTTCTGCCGCATGTTCTTTGTTCACAAAGCAGTAATGTAAGTGATGCATGATTACGTCATGACGGAAGATCAAGTCAATGGGGTCATTGGTGAAAATAATATTTTCCATTACAAATTTCTCAAAGGCTTCCCTACCCGCATACCTCCTTTGAGACTCCAGGAACCGTTTGAGGAACTCTTCATCCTAGCGATCTCGAGCAGCCATGTTTATGTTTACTTGGACAAATGTAAACGTGTAATATTTATGTGTAATGAGGAATGTAAATGTGTAATGTTTACTTGGCTTTGGTTGCTCATACCTCCAAATACATAACACAATCAAAGATCTCGAAATTTAGTTAGTTCAGATGATGTGAATTATAAGAATGAAAATTATGTTGATGTTTAAAAAAATACTGTAGTTAGAGATATGGCAAAGAGGGATAGTAATGAATATGGCAACTTGAAGTGATAAGCATGATGCATATGGTAATCATGAGTATGCACACAGAAATCATTAACGTGACGTAAGAACATATAaatgaagataactgcagaaagcctattggcccatccagaGCATCAACTTTATCTTCACCCAATCTCATTCTCAAAAGCTTCAAATAATACAGTAGCTAGAGATATAGTAAAGAGGGTAGTAATGAGTACAATAGATTACTACTGAACTCAATACTTTATAGGAAAGTAATGAGTGCGAATATATAGATTTAGGAGCTCCTATCCTAAATCtaagcttatccaatttatactcattgcttcatgttctgtcttatgttgatacttttaaaaccTTATTAATATCTCTTTTCTTATGTCCATTCAACCACTTTTACACCTCAATCATGTcagccctaattcttcgccttttaagagattgtaatttaagctttgtcaatttttcttcatatgacaggtttctaatttgggggattaactttgtcatcctacgctggacacgttcttgcgagtttatatccattcaataatacggcgaccaaaactgaacagaGTAATCTAAATGGGGTAGTGATGACTATTGTGCTAATGGTAATGATGAGTATGGTGCATACGGTAGTGATGAGCAAGGTGCATATGATAGTGGAGTTTATGGTGAATATGGTAGCATTGATTATGTTCCATATGAAAGTGATGAGTATGGTGCATATAATAGTTATGACTATGGTGCTTATGGAAGTGATGAATATGGTGCATATGGTATACATAAGTATGGTGCACATGGTAGTAATGACTTTGCTCAATGTGGTAGTGAATATAATGCACGtgaacaaccagagcgcaactccatagtctcctgagcctGATGGATACCTGCTATGTTGCATATGATTGGGATGACATAGGTGCTAATGGTAGTGATGACCATGTTGCATATGGTAGTGATGACCATGTTGCATATGGTAGTGATGGCCATGTTGCAAATGGTAGTGATGACCATGTTGCATATGGTAGTGATGACCATGTTGCATATGGTAGTGATGGCCATGTTGCAAATGATAGTGATGACCATGTTGCAAATGGTAGTGATGACTATGGTGTATATGATAGTGATGACCATGGTGCATATGGTAGCAATGAAAATTATGTATATGGTAGTGATGATTATGGTGCATATGGTAGTTATGAGTAGGATTCATATGGTAGCGATGAGAATGGTGCATATGTTAGTGATGAGTTTGGTGCATATAGTAGTGATGACCATATTGCATATGGCAGTAATGAATATGGTGCATATGGCAGTaatgaatataataataataataataataataataataataa
This window encodes:
- the LOC138371023 gene encoding uncharacterized protein, which produces MDTCYVAYDWDDIGANGSDDHVAYGSDDHVAYGSDGHVANGSDDHVAYGSDDHVAYGSDGHVANDSDDHVANGSDDYGVYDSDDHGAYGSNENYVYGSDDYGAYGSYE